The proteins below are encoded in one region of Dendropsophus ebraccatus isolate aDenEbr1 unplaced genomic scaffold, aDenEbr1.pat pat_scaffold_1154_ctg1, whole genome shotgun sequence:
- the LOC138774960 gene encoding uncharacterized protein — FEDENFSIISGCSAFSSTNEDDLDTQRSIDNNTESDKDISISSPEVGIHPYDTDLEELLQDLEFQATANNNISAQCFQNDPETSDEEFSDLNVMDPIISRVGSIDWCMCKNCIIMPTAPESVCCIEFENAVSKILETQECITEVHEFKERCLHSEHLQWMLEFHMACPSNDHQDTPKRLLRKAAYRSYTRMIHGFLGKHRRIPIPSCVVHLVRCTFPDEDGLYMGFIQTHDYPATDMAMDI, encoded by the exons ttTGAGGATGAAAATTTTTCCATAATTAGTGGTTGCTCAGCATTTTCATCAACAAATGAAGACGACCTTGATACCCAAAGAAGT ATCGATAATAACACTGAAAGTGACAAGGATATCAGTATTTCTTCACCTGAAGTTGGAATTCATCCTTATGACACA GACCTAGAAGAATTACTTCAAGATTTAGAATTTCAAGCTACAGCAAACAACAATATATCTGCCCAGTGTTTCCAGAACGACCCAGAGACTTCAGATGAAGAATTTTCAGATCTGAATGTTATGGATCCTATAATTTCTCGTGTTGGGTCTATAGACTGGTGCATGTGTAAAAATTGTATTATAATGCCAACCGCTCCGGAGTCTGTCTGTTGCATCGAATTTGAAAATGCTGTATCAAAAATATTAGAAACACAGGAATGTATCACGGAGGTGCATGAATTTAAAGAAAGGTGTCTACATTCAGAGCATCTTCAGTGGATGCTAGAATTTCATATGGCTTGCCCTAGCAATGATCATCAAGATACTCCCAAAAg attGCTTCGAAAAGCAGCGTATCGGAGTTATACCCGAATGATTCACGGTTTTCTTGGCAAACATCGACGTATCCCAATACCCTCTTGTGTTGTCCACCTAGTACGCTGCACTTTTCCAGATGAAGACGGCTTATATATGGGCTTTATACAAACTCACGATTATCCTGCCACTGATATGGCAATGGACATTTGA